One Nonomuraea angiospora DNA segment encodes these proteins:
- a CDS encoding cellulose binding domain-containing protein — translation MRRTSTLLAAMLAFAAAVLFATTTQASGAAATRIMPLGDSITGSPGCWRALLWNRLQSTGHTNIDFVGTLPPQGCGVSYDGDNEGHGGYLATNIANQNQLPGWLSATKPDIVLMHLGTNDVWSNIAPATILSAFTTLVNQMRASNPNMKILVAKIIPMNPSTCADCGQRAVNFNNAIPAWAAATTTQQSPITVVDQWTGFSTSTDTYDGVHPNSAGDQKMSDKWYPPLVNALSGITPTATPTVTPTTGGGCTATYKSTNQWQDGFQGEVTVKNTGASAMSAWTVQWTFANGQRITQLWNGTLSANGSAVTVRNVAWNGSLAPGASTTFGFTGSWSGTNTAPTPTCS, via the coding sequence ATGCGCAGGACCAGCACCTTGCTGGCGGCGATGCTGGCGTTCGCCGCGGCGGTGTTATTCGCGACGACCACGCAGGCCAGCGGTGCCGCCGCCACCCGGATCATGCCCCTGGGCGACTCGATCACCGGCTCTCCGGGCTGCTGGCGGGCCCTGCTCTGGAACCGGCTCCAGAGCACCGGCCACACCAACATCGACTTCGTCGGCACCCTCCCGCCGCAGGGCTGCGGCGTCTCGTACGACGGCGACAACGAGGGCCACGGCGGCTACCTGGCCACCAACATCGCCAACCAGAACCAGCTGCCCGGCTGGCTCTCCGCGACCAAGCCCGACATCGTGCTGATGCACCTCGGCACGAACGACGTGTGGAGCAACATCGCGCCGGCGACGATCCTCAGCGCGTTCACCACGCTCGTGAACCAGATGCGGGCGAGCAACCCCAACATGAAGATCCTCGTCGCCAAGATCATCCCCATGAACCCGTCCACCTGCGCCGACTGCGGCCAGCGCGCCGTGAACTTCAACAACGCCATCCCCGCCTGGGCGGCCGCGACCACCACGCAGCAGTCGCCGATCACCGTGGTGGACCAGTGGACGGGGTTCAGCACGAGCACGGACACCTACGACGGCGTGCACCCGAACTCGGCCGGTGACCAGAAGATGTCCGACAAGTGGTACCCGCCCCTGGTGAACGCCCTGTCGGGGATCACCCCCACCGCGACGCCCACCGTCACCCCCACCACCGGGGGTGGCTGCACGGCGACGTACAAGAGCACCAACCAGTGGCAGGACGGCTTCCAGGGCGAGGTCACCGTCAAGAACACCGGCGCCTCGGCCATGAGCGCGTGGACGGTGCAGTGGACGTTCGCGAACGGGCAGCGGATCACCCAGCTCTGGAACGGCACGCTGAGCGCGAACGGCTCCGCGGTGACCGTGCGCAACGTGGCCTGGAACGGCTCGCTCGCGCCGGGGGCCTCGACCACGTTCGGCTTCACCGGCTCGTGGAGCGGCACGAACACCGCCCCCACGCCCACCTGCTCCTAG
- a CDS encoding YbaK/prolyl-tRNA synthetase associated domain-containing protein has product MAGELYERLISDMDAAGARYRVIEHAPEGRTDQVSALRGHDVAQAAKCLVVMVKIGKKQTRHVLAVVPGDARLDLQAVKALLDGTYVAFAAKDKAEELAGSVSGTVLPFSYDPRLELIADPTLLDQPELYFNAARLDRSLALATDDYVRLAEPRVAPITLN; this is encoded by the coding sequence GTGGCTGGTGAGCTGTACGAGCGGCTGATCTCCGACATGGACGCCGCCGGCGCCCGCTACCGGGTGATCGAGCACGCGCCGGAGGGACGCACCGACCAGGTCAGCGCCCTGCGCGGGCACGACGTCGCGCAGGCCGCCAAGTGCCTGGTCGTGATGGTCAAGATCGGCAAGAAGCAGACCCGCCACGTGCTGGCCGTCGTGCCCGGCGACGCCCGGCTCGACCTGCAGGCGGTCAAGGCGCTGCTGGACGGCACGTACGTGGCCTTCGCCGCCAAGGACAAGGCCGAGGAGCTGGCCGGCAGCGTGAGCGGGACCGTGCTCCCGTTCAGCTACGATCCCCGGCTCGAGCTGATCGCGGACCCGACGCTGCTCGACCAGCCCGAGCTGTACTTCAACGCCGCCAGGCTCGACCGGTCCCTCGCACTGGCCACCGACGACTACGTGCGGCTGGCCGAGCCCAGAGTGGCACCCATCACCCTCAACTAG
- the csb2 gene encoding type I-G CRISPR-associated protein Csb2: MPYAIIAEPPLGTYRGHTGDGEVDTVPSPARLAAALLCAAAQGPRAVQDGGVLRPCEVDLAALRWLEAHPPDGIRVPELHVNRPEGLAYRIRLLEKRPTGRVFSRTPQRLSSVAVNGGYAWTWQVGPPAALREAIEALCAEVSHLGMAETPVRMWVGTAEPTHDLVADADWWDISASDLDLEVAAPGRAEALVAAYQDDNGAVPSAAKDRLVTNESHVRPTRITAALSPARYASRRPVPAAVPWNTALLAEVGTPLTGEADRVRWAVTMHKALIKTIGYGAPPVLTGKYAAGAERPANRCAIQALTCAEAALCGISGAQAVFALLLPADIDGADYQVIKGAWETLTEVRPGRRLTLSRHRETRADQFWNAPEEGFVRLWRTVPAAVPETRGQGRNWTLTDAVRLSVGLVLRDQLGISPGKGGAWYRQVADAVRQRGLGVRDAIPVRDGDVSRFVHKIPDGLPLRPYRALIDLADLAPARGLLAIGQARHLGNGLLIPDDVPAGEVAA, translated from the coding sequence GTGCCGTACGCGATCATCGCCGAACCACCACTCGGCACGTACCGCGGTCACACTGGGGACGGTGAGGTCGACACGGTGCCCTCACCCGCTCGGCTGGCCGCCGCATTGCTGTGCGCCGCCGCACAGGGGCCGCGGGCCGTCCAGGACGGCGGCGTGCTGCGTCCGTGTGAGGTGGACCTGGCCGCGCTGCGCTGGCTGGAGGCGCATCCACCAGACGGCATTCGTGTTCCTGAGCTGCATGTGAACCGCCCGGAAGGGCTGGCGTACCGGATCCGGCTGCTGGAAAAGCGGCCGACGGGGCGAGTCTTCTCCCGTACGCCGCAACGGCTGAGTTCGGTTGCGGTGAACGGTGGTTACGCCTGGACGTGGCAGGTGGGGCCGCCGGCTGCGCTGCGGGAGGCGATCGAGGCGCTGTGCGCGGAGGTGTCGCATCTGGGCATGGCCGAGACACCGGTGCGGATGTGGGTCGGCACGGCCGAGCCCACTCACGACTTGGTTGCTGACGCGGACTGGTGGGACATTTCGGCGAGCGATCTGGACCTGGAGGTGGCGGCGCCAGGCCGTGCCGAGGCACTGGTCGCCGCCTACCAGGATGACAATGGCGCAGTGCCGTCTGCGGCCAAGGATCGGCTGGTCACCAACGAGAGCCATGTGCGGCCAACGCGGATCACGGCGGCACTCTCCCCGGCCCGGTACGCCTCTCGCCGCCCGGTGCCTGCGGCCGTGCCGTGGAACACGGCGCTGCTCGCTGAAGTCGGCACGCCGTTGACCGGTGAGGCTGATCGGGTCCGCTGGGCTGTCACCATGCACAAGGCGCTGATCAAGACGATCGGGTATGGTGCCCCGCCCGTCCTGACCGGCAAGTACGCGGCCGGTGCCGAACGCCCGGCCAACCGGTGCGCCATCCAGGCGCTCACCTGCGCCGAGGCCGCGCTCTGTGGCATCTCCGGCGCGCAGGCGGTGTTCGCGCTGCTGCTGCCCGCTGACATCGACGGGGCCGACTACCAGGTCATCAAGGGGGCCTGGGAGACGCTCACCGAAGTCCGCCCCGGGCGGCGGTTGACCTTGAGCCGGCATCGGGAAACGCGCGCAGATCAGTTCTGGAACGCGCCAGAGGAGGGGTTTGTCCGGTTGTGGCGTACGGTCCCGGCGGCCGTACCGGAAACTCGCGGGCAGGGCCGGAACTGGACGCTGACCGACGCGGTACGGCTGTCGGTCGGCCTGGTGCTCCGCGACCAGCTAGGTATTTCCCCCGGGAAGGGGGGCGCGTGGTATCGGCAGGTCGCCGATGCTGTCCGGCAGCGCGGGCTGGGCGTGAGAGATGCCATACCGGTGCGTGACGGCGACGTGAGCAGGTTCGTGCACAAGATTCCTGACGGGTTGCCGCTGCGGCCCTACCGGGCGCTTATCGACCTCGCCGACCTGGCACCGGCGCGCGGTCTGCTGGCCATTGGCCAGGCCAGGCACCTGGGCAACGGGCTGCTCATCCCCGACGACGTGCCGGCTGGGGAGGTGGCGGCGTGA
- a CDS encoding GntR family transcriptional regulator, protein MSKAKVGPTYLRIAEDLRRRIREGDPPAGAMLPSEADLARGYGVARGTVRQAVAELERTGLVASEAGRGRRVMGDDPSGAGRAASTQYETDCFLPEEGWGLLTLEVTRPSSGKQWTDSGTVHDKRGLKQREEREVRPVPIPPELVRILRAHLEEFGTAPDGRLFRNERGGVLGASTYSRAWEEARRFALTPQQVTSPLAGKPYDLRHAALSTWLNAGVDATVVAERAGNSVEVLLKRYAKCLDGRDSQINRRIEAALEA, encoded by the coding sequence ATGAGCAAGGCGAAGGTTGGCCCCACCTACCTACGAATAGCTGAGGACCTTCGCCGCCGCATTCGCGAAGGAGATCCTCCCGCCGGCGCAATGCTGCCCTCCGAGGCAGACCTCGCTCGCGGGTACGGCGTGGCGAGAGGGACTGTCCGCCAGGCTGTCGCCGAGCTGGAGCGTACGGGATTGGTGGCCAGCGAGGCAGGCCGCGGACGCAGGGTGATGGGAGACGACCCGTCAGGCGCCGGCCGTGCTGCCTCGACCCAGTACGAAACGGACTGCTTTCTGCCGGAGGAGGGATGGGGACTGCTCACGCTCGAAGTCACCCGCCCGAGTAGCGGCAAGCAGTGGACCGACAGCGGGACCGTGCACGACAAGCGCGGGCTCAAGCAGCGAGAGGAACGCGAGGTCCGGCCCGTACCGATCCCGCCGGAACTGGTCCGCATCCTGCGGGCACACCTCGAAGAGTTCGGCACGGCCCCGGACGGACGTCTGTTCCGCAACGAGCGTGGTGGCGTCCTTGGCGCATCCACCTACTCGCGAGCCTGGGAAGAGGCCCGCCGCTTCGCCTTGACCCCGCAACAGGTCACCTCACCCCTAGCCGGAAAGCCCTACGACCTGCGCCACGCCGCCCTGTCCACGTGGCTCAACGCTGGCGTCGACGCGACCGTGGTCGCAGAGCGCGCGGGCAACAGCGTGGAGGTCCTTCTCAAGCGGTACGCCAAGTGCCTCGATGGACGCGACAGCCAGATCAACCGCCGCATCGAGGCCGCCCTCGAAGCCTGA
- a CDS encoding GntR family transcriptional regulator yields MNREDERHLYLRVADQLRERIRSGELREGDRLPSVPGLANDLGISRSTASEALKVLVSEGLAVARSGAGTFVRLPREPQRLIRAWYRATPYGSPFMQDMERQGREAGWAYQSQTVQAPPEIRDRLGLNEAMGDVEDVVRTDYVFSADGEPVMLSTSWEPLAITRGTPIVLPEDGMLAGRGVAERMLSIGIPIDDWVEEVGARPGTTEECERLRHAPGSIMMTIRRTYYSGETQVETADIVVPADRFTLVYSGKMGRASGQ; encoded by the coding sequence GTGAATCGAGAAGACGAGCGCCACTTGTACCTGCGGGTCGCCGATCAACTGCGCGAACGCATCAGGTCAGGAGAATTGCGGGAGGGAGATCGCCTGCCCTCCGTCCCAGGGCTCGCGAACGACCTCGGCATCTCGCGCTCCACCGCCTCGGAGGCACTGAAGGTGCTTGTGTCCGAGGGCCTCGCCGTTGCACGGTCCGGAGCCGGCACGTTCGTTCGGCTGCCGCGTGAGCCGCAGCGCCTGATCCGTGCGTGGTACCGAGCGACGCCGTATGGCTCGCCGTTCATGCAGGACATGGAACGGCAGGGCCGTGAGGCCGGGTGGGCCTACCAGTCGCAGACCGTCCAGGCTCCGCCCGAGATCCGCGACCGCCTGGGCCTCAATGAGGCCATGGGCGATGTGGAAGACGTCGTTCGGACTGACTATGTCTTCTCGGCCGATGGCGAGCCGGTCATGCTCTCGACCAGTTGGGAACCGCTGGCGATCACGCGCGGAACGCCGATCGTGCTGCCGGAGGATGGCATGCTGGCCGGCCGTGGAGTAGCCGAGCGCATGCTGAGCATCGGCATACCCATCGACGACTGGGTGGAAGAGGTCGGGGCGCGACCTGGGACGACTGAGGAATGCGAGCGACTACGGCACGCGCCGGGCTCGATCATGATGACCATCCGGCGCACGTACTACTCGGGGGAGACCCAGGTCGAGACGGCCGACATAGTGGTACCAGCTGACCGGTTCACGCTGGTCTACAGCGGCAAGATGGGGCGCGCCTCTGGCCAATAG
- a CDS encoding AIM24 family protein: MRSSIFGNLESQQLPPGFALQNGKMLRVQLPHEVLAKQGSMVAFQGKMDFDYEGGGLGKLFKKAVTGEGASLMRVRGEGLLYLADNADDIHLFYLENEGITVNGRNLLAFQPQLTWDIQRVQGAGIAAGGLFNTTVTGTGWVAVTTHGTPVLLDAARMPTYADGQSAVCWSTGLHVGVNRTVKVGALIGRGSGEAMQLAFSGQGFVLVQASEGAPVVTQS, translated from the coding sequence GTGCGTAGCTCCATTTTCGGCAATCTCGAGTCCCAGCAGCTGCCACCCGGCTTCGCGCTCCAGAACGGCAAGATGCTGCGCGTGCAGCTGCCACACGAGGTCCTGGCCAAGCAGGGCTCCATGGTCGCCTTCCAGGGGAAGATGGACTTCGACTACGAGGGCGGCGGGCTCGGCAAGCTGTTCAAGAAGGCCGTGACGGGCGAGGGCGCGTCCCTCATGCGCGTACGCGGCGAGGGGTTGCTCTACCTCGCCGACAACGCCGACGACATCCACCTGTTCTACCTGGAGAACGAGGGGATCACCGTCAACGGGCGCAACCTGCTGGCGTTCCAGCCGCAGCTCACCTGGGACATCCAGCGCGTGCAGGGGGCCGGGATCGCGGCGGGCGGGCTGTTCAACACGACGGTCACCGGGACCGGGTGGGTGGCGGTGACCACGCACGGCACGCCGGTGCTGCTCGATGCCGCCCGCATGCCCACGTACGCCGACGGCCAGTCCGCCGTGTGCTGGAGCACGGGGCTGCATGTCGGCGTCAACCGGACGGTGAAGGTGGGGGCGCTGATCGGGCGGGGCAGCGGGGAGGCCATGCAGCTGGCGTTCAGTGGGCAGGGGTTCGTGCTGGTGCAGGCCAGCGAAGGGGCGCCCGTCGTCACCCAGTCCTGA
- a CDS encoding ArsR/SmtB family transcription factor, producing the protein MLLDVDLVKALANDKRLLILDWLRDPERHFPPQRDGDLVRDGVCSLFIAEKLGVSQPTCGEHLKVLAKAGLIRGKKIKQWVFYQRDEDRIAAAKELLSSGW; encoded by the coding sequence GTGCTTCTGGACGTCGATCTGGTCAAGGCGCTGGCCAATGACAAGCGGCTGCTGATCCTCGATTGGCTGCGCGATCCCGAGCGCCACTTCCCGCCGCAGCGCGACGGCGACCTCGTACGCGACGGAGTCTGCTCGCTCTTCATCGCCGAGAAGCTCGGCGTGAGCCAGCCCACCTGCGGCGAGCACCTCAAGGTGCTCGCCAAGGCGGGCCTGATCCGCGGCAAGAAGATCAAGCAGTGGGTGTTCTACCAGCGCGACGAGGATCGGATCGCCGCGGCGAAGGAGTTGTTGAGCAGTGGCTGGTGA
- a CDS encoding type I-G CRISPR-associated protein Cas7, producing MSAITLDTLLTTTAPGGGSCLTSITELAPAGGPHSAVAPAKFAAPRGKESVYAYERRYLEGELRTAVIVDSKQSQLNRAEAGLALAIDDENPVLSRMPCIVVTYEIDGQAQRFSDLTLPHRAYDGHIRAATRDGVPVTDLPEYRAIRDATPLNARALLEASPITLIYGGWDASRRARQGRWRSALVGEIIGFCADGKPSLRGGARVDGVGMQMLLSGKDLREIVERQSGELSVRTADKLRKEADKATKDKTQISASAVGLGGIPPALDQLAGVACDRIIRSHVLSFATLRQMRFGAGPDGDQACRALLAALALNGLARSDAELYLRANCDLIEAGATRVTLDERGGRTTELAPLGIKEADALLAQALERAEREAGVRWQGPVLEVDGNPAIVAGAVADDAAEEE from the coding sequence ATGTCGGCGATCACGCTCGACACCCTGCTGACCACCACCGCACCTGGGGGCGGTAGCTGCCTCACCTCCATCACGGAACTGGCCCCCGCTGGAGGGCCGCACAGCGCCGTAGCCCCGGCCAAGTTCGCGGCTCCGCGGGGGAAGGAGAGTGTCTACGCCTACGAACGGCGGTATCTCGAAGGCGAACTTCGCACCGCAGTGATCGTCGACTCGAAGCAGAGCCAGCTCAACCGAGCGGAAGCGGGGCTGGCGCTGGCTATCGACGACGAGAATCCGGTGCTGTCGCGTATGCCGTGCATCGTCGTCACGTACGAAATCGACGGGCAAGCGCAGCGGTTTTCCGATCTCACCCTGCCGCACCGAGCGTACGACGGCCACATTCGGGCGGCGACGAGGGACGGGGTTCCGGTAACGGATCTGCCGGAGTACCGCGCGATCAGGGATGCGACACCACTGAACGCGCGGGCGTTGCTAGAGGCCAGCCCGATCACCCTGATCTATGGCGGATGGGACGCAAGCCGTAGAGCTCGGCAGGGCAGGTGGCGCAGCGCGCTGGTTGGCGAGATCATCGGGTTCTGCGCGGACGGGAAGCCATCGTTGCGAGGCGGTGCGCGCGTGGACGGCGTCGGCATGCAGATGCTGCTTTCGGGCAAGGATCTGCGGGAGATCGTGGAGCGCCAATCTGGCGAGCTGAGCGTGAGGACAGCCGACAAGCTCCGTAAAGAGGCGGACAAGGCCACCAAGGACAAGACTCAGATCTCCGCTTCCGCAGTCGGTCTGGGGGGAATCCCGCCCGCGCTCGACCAACTGGCCGGCGTGGCATGCGATCGCATTATCCGCAGTCACGTCCTGTCCTTCGCCACGCTGCGGCAGATGCGGTTCGGCGCGGGCCCCGACGGTGACCAGGCATGCCGGGCGTTGCTGGCGGCGCTGGCTCTTAACGGGCTAGCCCGGTCGGATGCGGAGTTGTATCTGCGGGCCAACTGCGACCTGATCGAGGCAGGGGCCACCCGAGTGACCCTGGACGAGCGTGGCGGACGAACCACCGAGCTCGCTCCGCTGGGGATCAAGGAGGCGGACGCGTTGCTGGCGCAGGCGCTGGAGCGAGCGGAGCGGGAAGCGGGCGTCCGGTGGCAGGGCCCGGTACTGGAGGTCGACGGAAACCCGGCGATCGTCGCAGGTGCTGTCGCCGACGATGCAGCTGAGGAGGAGTGA
- a CDS encoding response regulator transcription factor, whose translation MGEVLGKVLVVDDDEVIRQLIAVNLNLEGFEVSTATDGQDCLDRVLDVMPDVITLDVMMPCLDGWTTAQRLRTEEATRHIKVVLITARAQDDDRRRGLGIGVDAYLTKPFDPAELIQVVRDLATAAGKG comes from the coding sequence GTGGGCGAGGTTCTTGGGAAAGTACTGGTCGTGGACGACGACGAGGTCATCCGGCAGCTCATCGCGGTCAACCTGAACCTGGAGGGGTTCGAGGTCTCGACCGCCACCGATGGGCAGGACTGCCTTGATCGCGTGCTCGACGTCATGCCGGACGTCATCACGCTGGACGTGATGATGCCGTGCCTGGATGGGTGGACGACGGCGCAGCGGTTGCGGACCGAGGAGGCCACCAGGCACATCAAGGTGGTGTTGATCACGGCGCGGGCGCAGGACGATGATAGGCGGCGGGGGTTGGGGATCGGGGTCGACGCCTATCTGACCAAGCCGTTCGATCCGGCCGAGTTGATCCAGGTCGTACGGGATCTGGCGACGGCGGCCGGCAAGGGTTAG
- the cas3g gene encoding type I-G CRISPR-associated helicase/endonuclease Cas3g produces the protein MRLSIERFDEYFSAVHGTGEIRPYGWQRRLLERLVTDGRWPEVIAAPTSAGKTSVIDIHIFAVALMAAGAAPRLPRRLSMVVDRRVLVDDQHQHACQVRDRLHAATGGILAEVADLLRSLLVTENGTSPLLVTRLRGGVPAPRAWRDDATACQIICATPDMWGSRLLLSGYGSSPASRPREAGLLTFDSVVVVDEAHLSRQLIYTARRVAQLAAISDRPLPVPVLQVVEATATPDRSGSVSHVDVEEGDLADSPVLQQRLCRPKPVELLELPVWPIPAKGAARTRALATMAERAIALRGQYGPTIGCFVNNVATATDLAAQLGQAGRTRLVCGRLRPYDLDRLHNTKLLTPDGDPEVDYVISTQSLEVGADLDWAAALVELAPGSAITQRAGRVNRRGNRTDTRIVVAGPDKQLTDKTNVAPYEVDDLNDALAWLRERTTDPDGLAPWTLREHPPPPQRRRRTLLQRPELSDAWMWSRTNDQLFATADLDLWLSDDLADDLDVGIVVRQDLPADPATAIDLIRALPPLDYEAIPVRINIARDRLAEVETLMLRVRDDQVSIHTGQDNDPSRPDPQPQTADRDLRPGDIVVVGTSAAIFTVIDDMSLVDRTGTDLASDVLESPEKAKVGQFVFRLGRGSCLDPATTNDDEISSAITHVLSAATADNAGYLNSRPGRHNVADALAKLAPLLEESAARSIHEAIKALRGRIKDFEVTTLADPDEPPSRLLITDNRRLIRDEAARQQWTPTERVTLHAHAHAVAARAKSIGDRLGLGPLADLLSLAGLHHDDGKAQARFQLSLDPDQTSTELLAKSGMTTRREIDRARAMSGLPSNWRHEQLSVLACWDALADLPCDHRDLVARLVGTSHGQGRPGFPHTSTELTGDPRFTDLARLLFDEGEWDHLIERTHTAFGVWGCAYLEALLRAADGQVSSEGS, from the coding sequence GTGAGGCTGTCGATCGAGCGATTCGACGAGTACTTCTCCGCCGTGCACGGCACGGGCGAGATCAGGCCGTACGGTTGGCAGCGCCGGCTGCTAGAGCGGCTCGTCACTGACGGCCGCTGGCCCGAGGTCATCGCGGCGCCCACGAGTGCCGGGAAGACCAGTGTGATCGACATCCACATCTTCGCAGTCGCGTTGATGGCCGCCGGTGCCGCCCCACGGCTGCCGCGCCGGCTGTCGATGGTCGTCGACCGGCGGGTGCTGGTCGACGACCAGCACCAGCACGCCTGCCAGGTACGTGACCGGTTGCACGCGGCTACGGGCGGCATCTTGGCCGAGGTCGCCGACCTGCTCCGATCGCTCCTGGTCACCGAGAACGGGACGTCCCCGTTGTTGGTCACCAGGCTGCGCGGCGGAGTGCCTGCCCCAAGGGCCTGGCGCGACGATGCGACAGCCTGCCAGATCATCTGCGCGACCCCCGACATGTGGGGCAGCAGGCTCCTGCTCAGCGGCTACGGGTCCAGCCCGGCCTCCCGGCCGCGGGAGGCCGGGCTGCTCACGTTCGATTCGGTCGTGGTCGTGGATGAGGCCCACCTGTCCCGGCAGTTGATCTACACGGCCAGGCGGGTCGCGCAACTGGCCGCGATCAGCGACCGCCCGCTGCCGGTACCGGTCCTTCAGGTGGTGGAAGCGACCGCGACACCGGACCGATCCGGATCGGTCAGCCACGTCGATGTAGAGGAAGGCGACCTAGCCGACAGCCCTGTGCTCCAGCAGCGGCTGTGCCGCCCCAAGCCGGTCGAACTGCTGGAACTGCCCGTGTGGCCGATCCCGGCCAAGGGCGCCGCACGGACCAGGGCGCTGGCGACGATGGCTGAACGGGCCATCGCGCTGCGTGGGCAGTACGGGCCGACGATCGGCTGCTTCGTCAACAACGTGGCCACCGCCACCGATCTGGCCGCCCAGCTCGGCCAGGCCGGCCGAACTCGCCTGGTGTGCGGCCGGCTCCGCCCCTACGACCTGGACCGGCTACACAACACGAAGCTGCTGACTCCCGATGGTGACCCTGAGGTCGACTACGTGATCTCCACGCAAAGTCTGGAGGTCGGCGCCGACCTCGACTGGGCGGCCGCCCTAGTCGAGCTGGCCCCCGGTTCGGCCATCACCCAACGGGCCGGGCGGGTCAACCGGCGCGGCAACCGCACCGACACCCGCATCGTCGTGGCCGGGCCGGACAAACAACTCACCGACAAGACCAACGTCGCCCCATACGAGGTCGACGACCTGAACGATGCGCTGGCCTGGCTGCGCGAGCGGACCACCGATCCGGACGGGTTGGCCCCCTGGACGCTGCGCGAGCACCCCCCACCCCCTCAGCGCCGACGCCGTACCCTGCTCCAGCGGCCAGAGCTCAGCGATGCCTGGATGTGGTCGCGGACCAACGACCAGCTGTTCGCCACCGCCGACCTGGATCTATGGCTCTCCGACGACCTGGCCGACGACCTCGACGTGGGGATCGTCGTCCGCCAGGACCTGCCCGCCGACCCGGCGACCGCCATCGACCTTATCCGAGCGCTTCCCCCGCTGGACTACGAGGCCATTCCGGTCAGGATCAACATTGCCCGCGACAGGCTGGCCGAGGTCGAAACGCTCATGCTCAGGGTGCGCGACGACCAGGTGTCCATCCACACGGGCCAGGACAACGACCCCAGCCGCCCCGACCCGCAACCACAGACCGCTGATCGGGACCTGCGCCCGGGTGACATCGTCGTGGTCGGCACCAGCGCCGCGATCTTCACCGTGATCGACGACATGTCTCTGGTCGATCGGACCGGCACCGACCTGGCCAGCGATGTCCTGGAAAGCCCCGAGAAAGCCAAGGTCGGGCAGTTCGTCTTCCGACTCGGCCGCGGTTCCTGCCTCGATCCCGCGACGACCAACGACGACGAGATCAGCTCCGCGATCACGCACGTCCTCTCCGCGGCCACCGCCGATAACGCCGGGTACCTCAACAGCCGGCCCGGACGCCACAACGTGGCCGACGCGCTGGCCAAGCTCGCTCCCCTGCTGGAGGAATCGGCCGCACGCAGCATCCACGAAGCGATCAAAGCGCTCCGCGGCAGAATCAAGGACTTCGAGGTCACGACACTCGCCGACCCCGACGAGCCACCCAGCAGACTGCTCATCACCGACAACCGCCGGCTGATCCGCGACGAGGCGGCCCGCCAGCAGTGGACACCCACAGAACGCGTCACGCTCCACGCCCACGCCCACGCCGTCGCCGCCCGTGCGAAGTCCATCGGCGACCGCCTCGGCCTGGGGCCCCTCGCCGACCTGCTGTCCCTCGCCGGTCTCCACCACGACGACGGCAAAGCCCAGGCCCGCTTTCAGCTCAGCCTGGACCCTGACCAGACCAGCACCGAGCTCCTCGCCAAAAGCGGCATGACCACCCGCCGGGAGATCGACCGGGCCCGAGCCATGTCCGGCCTGCCGAGCAACTGGCGTCACGAGCAACTGTCCGTCCTCGCCTGCTGGGACGCGCTGGCCGACCTCCCCTGCGATCATCGGGATTTGGTCGCCCGCCTGGTCGGCACCAGCCACGGCCAAGGACGCCCCGGATTCCCCCACACCAGCACCGAACTCACCGGCGACCCCCGCTTCACCGATCTCGCCCGGCTGCTGTTCGACGAGGGCGAATGGGACCACCTGATCGAGCGCACCCACACGGCCTTCGGGGTGTGGGGATGCGCCTACCTGGAAGCGCTGCTCCGGGCGGCGGACGGACAAGTCTCCAGTGAGGGATCATGA